One part of the Deltaproteobacteria bacterium genome encodes these proteins:
- a CDS encoding cation:proton antiporter produces MDLHLVLRDLAVVLAIATAVALLFGRLHLSVVAAFLVAGAILGPTGAGLVSEPRMVDALAEIGVALLLFTVGLEISLSSLGKMRRQILMAGGIQVAATVLLSLVVLVLAGFHAPVAVFMGFVLSLSSTAIVLKLYADRMEIDSGHGRISTGILLFQDMAVIPMMLLVPSLRQWETAEATTVLLALLKAGVGVAAILFLARFVIPLLLKEVIRLNSREILAMTVLCLILGTAYIAQMWGLSLAMGAFLAGIVISESEYVHEIAAQIFPFRDVFNGVFFISVGMLLNLPFLAGNLPEILLMSIVVVLGKAVCAGCAIRSLKYPWRVSVIGAVGLGQVGEFSFLLLSQGFREGLVGTVPYQNLLAIAILTMVGTPFLVGAAPRIARFWGRYVVKGIPEPGAEEEDILRQEIQNHVIIAGYGMNGKNLARVLRATRVPYVVAELNDALVREAREAGEPIFFGDVNNPEILDRLGTANDVDDLIALGANAVIPEEFETSVEIFSRVLHEYHVPDHVIRQQEELIRSGTYRMLRERTPGQTEEVLAEFEEFLRRKVIEVFYISPDSIWAGRAVSDLPVGNGAGIVLLAVLREERAIIQPAPGETVAPGDKLVLFGGHAPLAAALLELTRGSR; encoded by the coding sequence GTGGACCTGCACCTCGTCCTGCGCGATCTCGCGGTCGTCCTGGCCATCGCGACGGCGGTCGCCCTCCTCTTCGGGAGGCTCCACCTCTCGGTGGTCGCCGCGTTCCTCGTCGCCGGAGCCATCCTCGGGCCGACGGGGGCCGGCCTGGTGTCCGAACCGAGGATGGTGGACGCCCTGGCCGAGATCGGCGTGGCGCTCCTCCTGTTCACCGTCGGCCTCGAGATATCCCTGTCGAGCCTGGGGAAGATGCGCCGCCAGATCCTGATGGCGGGTGGGATCCAGGTCGCCGCGACGGTCCTCCTCTCCCTCGTCGTTCTCGTCCTGGCCGGGTTCCACGCCCCGGTGGCGGTGTTCATGGGGTTCGTCCTGTCCCTGTCCAGCACGGCGATCGTTCTGAAGCTGTACGCGGACCGCATGGAGATCGACAGCGGACACGGCCGGATCTCGACGGGGATCCTGCTGTTCCAGGACATGGCCGTGATCCCGATGATGCTCCTGGTGCCCTCCCTCCGGCAGTGGGAAACCGCGGAGGCGACCACCGTGCTCCTCGCGCTCCTCAAGGCGGGCGTCGGCGTGGCGGCCATCCTGTTCCTGGCAAGGTTCGTGATCCCGCTCCTGCTCAAGGAGGTCATCCGGCTCAACAGCCGCGAGATCCTCGCGATGACCGTCCTGTGCCTCATCCTCGGCACGGCGTACATCGCCCAGATGTGGGGGTTGTCCCTCGCGATGGGGGCGTTCCTGGCGGGGATCGTCATCTCGGAGTCGGAGTACGTCCACGAGATCGCGGCGCAGATCTTCCCGTTCCGGGACGTCTTCAACGGGGTCTTCTTCATCTCCGTCGGCATGCTCCTGAACCTCCCGTTTCTCGCGGGGAACCTGCCGGAGATCCTCCTGATGTCGATCGTGGTGGTCCTCGGCAAGGCGGTCTGCGCCGGCTGTGCGATCCGTTCCCTGAAGTACCCTTGGCGGGTATCGGTGATCGGAGCGGTCGGACTGGGGCAGGTCGGCGAGTTCTCGTTCCTGCTGTTGTCCCAGGGATTCCGGGAGGGGCTGGTCGGGACGGTGCCGTACCAGAATCTACTGGCCATCGCGATCCTCACGATGGTGGGGACGCCCTTCCTCGTGGGGGCCGCGCCGCGGATCGCCCGGTTCTGGGGGCGCTACGTGGTGAAAGGGATTCCCGAGCCGGGCGCGGAGGAGGAGGACATCCTCCGGCAGGAGATCCAGAACCACGTGATCATCGCCGGGTACGGGATGAACGGGAAGAACCTCGCGCGCGTGCTGCGGGCGACGCGCGTCCCGTACGTCGTGGCGGAGCTGAACGACGCGCTGGTGCGGGAGGCGCGGGAGGCCGGGGAACCGATATTCTTCGGCGACGTGAACAACCCGGAGATCCTCGACCGCCTCGGGACGGCGAACGACGTCGACGACCTGATCGCCCTGGGGGCGAACGCGGTGATCCCGGAGGAGTTCGAGACCTCGGTCGAGATCTTCTCCCGCGTGCTCCACGAGTACCACGTGCCCGACCACGTCATCCGGCAGCAGGAGGAGCTGATCCGCAGCGGCACGTACCGGATGCTCCGGGAGCGGACCCCGGGGCAGACCGAGGAGGTGCTGGCGGAGTTCGAGGAGTTCCTGCGGCGGAAGGTGATCGAGGTGTTCTACATTTCGCCGGACTCGATCTGGGCGGGACGGGCCGTGTCCGACCTGCCGGTGGGCAATGGAGCCGGGATCGTGCTTCTCGCCGTTCTGCGCGAGGAGCGGGCGATCATCCAGCCCGCACCGGGGGAAACGGTCGCCCCGGGCGACAAGCTCGTCCTCTTCGGCGGGCATGCTCCTCTGGCGGCTGCTCTACTCGAATTGACAAGAGGCAGCCGCTAA
- a CDS encoding CoA transferase, translating into MSGFAEWARGATDPAAAAGKPEAFAGIRVVEHCPGHFGGMVAASILAEFGADVVKVEPPGGDPLRAAVPEGKDVAGTGLPFLSEARNRRYVTLSPGRPEGASLLRRLAERADVIVTSEPRERLEEAGIDYLSLRSARPGLIYLALSTYGSFGPDAERPVRDSDILCQALSGAPYIVGEPEDAGNPPLPHQSPTRLGNWHGAFTQGLWGAFGTMAALAFRSATGKGQFVDLAGAEALMQFADYNITWMHTGGKSRERVGNFDPAVFPYTYIRCRDGHTFMAAYNDEAFESLMTIIGRPELCGDPRFSTPSARVRIENERALLAILEEWSGGLTADEIRRAVEEHTSRKGGPGAAVVTGRVNRPLETLAERNWRERGCFVDADDPVYGPLTLAAPPWKMSGTPARWKSGCKVPGADNRDVYVRELGISDEEYRRLASAGII; encoded by the coding sequence TTGAGCGGTTTCGCGGAGTGGGCGAGGGGGGCGACCGATCCGGCCGCCGCGGCGGGGAAACCGGAGGCATTCGCCGGGATCCGGGTGGTCGAACATTGCCCGGGCCACTTCGGCGGGATGGTCGCCGCGTCGATCCTCGCGGAGTTCGGGGCGGACGTCGTCAAGGTCGAGCCGCCCGGCGGGGATCCGCTCCGGGCGGCCGTTCCGGAAGGGAAAGACGTCGCCGGCACCGGACTTCCGTTTCTCTCCGAGGCGCGCAACCGAAGGTACGTCACGCTGTCGCCGGGCCGTCCCGAGGGCGCCTCGCTGCTGCGCCGCCTGGCGGAGCGCGCGGACGTGATCGTCACGTCGGAGCCGCGGGAACGCCTCGAGGAGGCGGGGATCGACTACCTCTCCCTGCGTTCGGCGCGTCCGGGACTGATCTACCTCGCGCTCTCCACGTACGGCTCCTTCGGACCCGACGCGGAGCGGCCGGTCCGCGACTCCGACATCCTCTGCCAGGCGCTCTCCGGGGCGCCGTACATCGTCGGGGAGCCGGAGGACGCCGGGAATCCGCCGCTTCCCCACCAGTCGCCCACGCGCCTCGGGAACTGGCACGGGGCGTTCACCCAGGGATTGTGGGGCGCCTTCGGGACGATGGCCGCGCTCGCCTTCCGGTCCGCGACCGGAAAGGGGCAGTTCGTCGACCTCGCGGGCGCGGAGGCGCTGATGCAGTTCGCCGACTACAACATCACGTGGATGCACACGGGCGGGAAGTCGAGGGAGCGGGTCGGGAACTTCGACCCGGCGGTCTTCCCGTACACCTACATCCGGTGCCGGGACGGCCACACGTTCATGGCCGCCTACAACGACGAGGCGTTCGAATCGCTGATGACCATCATCGGCCGCCCGGAGCTGTGCGGCGACCCGAGGTTTTCGACGCCGTCGGCCCGCGTCCGCATCGAGAACGAACGGGCGCTGCTGGCCATCCTCGAGGAGTGGTCCGGCGGGCTCACGGCGGACGAGATCCGGCGGGCGGTGGAGGAGCACACGTCGAGGAAGGGCGGCCCCGGCGCCGCGGTCGTCACCGGGCGGGTGAACCGGCCGCTGGAGACGCTCGCCGAGCGGAACTGGAGGGAGCGCGGCTGCTTCGTCGACGCGGACGACCCGGTGTACGGTCCGCTGACGCTCGCCGCGCCGCCGTGGAAGATGAGCGGGACTCCCGCCCGCTGGAAGTCCGGCTGCAAGGTTCCCGGCGCCGACAACCGGGACGTGTACGTGCGGGAACTGGGGATCTCCGATGAGGAGTACCGCCGCCTGGCATCGGCCGGGATCATCTGA
- a CDS encoding CoA transferase: MSGFREFAEEAFALPGIAAKPEALAGIRVLEVATRIFGPATADYLGVFGAEVIKVELPYRGDLMRYVAPEGFFWKEVSPAFLALNRNKLHVGLDLHPPEGVELFLRLAEQSDVVVENLRAGTMDEWGVGYLQLRERNPRIVYAANSGFGQWGPYAAGRASYDATAQAVSGFSAITGFPDHPPMKAGFWVGDYTAALMSAIAILAALHARLRSGEGQLIDLSQAEAMIRTLDWTWPYAGLTGKDRPRAGNADPSYPPSGIYRCSDGFVAISVRDEDERIHLAHALGATTPDEAGIANADRVAAFAAGRTREEVLRAAAEGGFSAAPVRGGRDHYIDPHLRARGTVCEVRDPVYGRVDEYGPAPKLSESPGRVKESAKPVGWHNDIVFRGMLGLSSEEIEALTKKRVIGRWADAPGARPPRTGVSR, from the coding sequence ATGAGCGGATTCCGGGAGTTCGCGGAAGAGGCGTTCGCGCTCCCGGGCATCGCGGCGAAGCCGGAGGCGCTCGCCGGAATCCGCGTCCTCGAGGTGGCGACCCGGATCTTCGGGCCGGCGACCGCCGACTACCTCGGGGTGTTCGGGGCCGAGGTGATCAAGGTGGAGCTTCCGTACCGGGGCGACCTGATGCGGTACGTCGCCCCCGAAGGGTTCTTCTGGAAAGAGGTCTCCCCCGCGTTCCTCGCGTTGAACCGCAACAAGCTGCACGTCGGGCTCGACCTGCACCCCCCCGAGGGGGTGGAGCTGTTCCTGCGCCTGGCCGAGCAGTCGGACGTGGTGGTGGAGAACCTGCGGGCGGGAACGATGGACGAGTGGGGCGTGGGGTACCTGCAGCTCCGGGAGAGGAACCCGCGCATCGTCTACGCCGCGAACTCGGGATTCGGACAGTGGGGGCCGTACGCCGCCGGCCGCGCGTCGTACGACGCCACCGCCCAGGCGGTATCCGGGTTCTCCGCCATCACGGGGTTCCCGGATCACCCCCCGATGAAGGCGGGATTCTGGGTGGGCGACTACACGGCGGCGCTGATGTCGGCCATCGCGATCCTCGCCGCGCTCCACGCGCGCCTTCGGTCCGGGGAGGGGCAGCTGATCGACCTGTCCCAGGCGGAGGCGATGATTCGCACGCTCGACTGGACGTGGCCGTACGCCGGCTTGACCGGGAAGGACCGGCCGAGGGCGGGAAACGCGGACCCGTCGTACCCTCCGTCGGGGATCTACCGGTGCTCCGACGGGTTCGTGGCGATCTCCGTCCGGGACGAGGACGAGCGCATCCACCTGGCGCACGCCCTCGGGGCGACGACGCCCGACGAAGCCGGCATCGCGAACGCAGACCGGGTCGCCGCCTTCGCCGCGGGCCGGACCCGGGAGGAGGTCCTTCGCGCGGCGGCGGAGGGCGGATTCTCGGCCGCGCCGGTTCGCGGAGGGAGGGATCATTACATCGACCCGCACCTGCGCGCCCGGGGAACCGTCTGCGAGGTCAGGGACCCGGTCTACGGGCGGGTCGACGAATACGGCCCCGCGCCGAAGCTCTCGGAGAGCCCCGGGCGGGTGAAGGAGTCCGCGAAGCCGGTCGGGTGGCACAACGACATCGTGTTCCGGGGAATGCTGGGGCTGTCTTCGGAGGAAATCGAGGCGCTGACGAAAAAGAGGGTGATCGGGAGGTGGGCCGACGCGCCCGGCGCGCGCCCGCCGAGGACCGGAGTTTCCCGTTGA
- a CDS encoding ABC transporter ATP-binding protein, which yields MALLDLRDVNTFYGRSHILFDVSLSVGKGEVVALLGRNGAGKSTTFRSIIGLTPPASGEIVFKGETVSGLRAFRICRKGIGFVPEDRRCFPDLTVRENLEVAARREKETSSPWTVGRIYELFPRLQERERNLGSQLSGGEQQMLTIGRTLMTNPEVLLLDEPSEGLAPLVVALLAEMILQIRKEGVTVLLAEQNLHFCAKVADRGYVIDKGSVKYEGTMKDLLSDDEVKEKYLAV from the coding sequence ATGGCGCTGCTCGATCTCCGCGACGTCAACACCTTCTACGGGCGCAGCCACATCCTCTTCGACGTCTCGCTGTCGGTGGGAAAGGGGGAGGTCGTCGCGCTCCTCGGCCGCAACGGCGCCGGAAAGAGCACCACCTTCCGCTCCATCATCGGGCTCACTCCCCCCGCCTCCGGGGAGATCGTCTTCAAGGGGGAGACCGTTTCGGGGTTGCGGGCGTTCCGGATCTGCCGGAAGGGGATCGGGTTCGTTCCGGAGGACCGCCGCTGCTTCCCGGACCTGACCGTCCGGGAAAACCTGGAGGTCGCGGCGCGCCGGGAGAAGGAGACGTCCTCCCCGTGGACGGTCGGCCGGATCTACGAGCTCTTCCCCCGCCTGCAGGAGCGGGAGCGGAACCTCGGCAGCCAGCTCTCGGGAGGGGAGCAGCAGATGCTCACCATCGGGAGGACGCTGATGACCAACCCGGAGGTCCTCCTGCTGGACGAGCCGTCCGAGGGGCTGGCGCCGCTGGTCGTCGCGCTGCTCGCGGAGATGATCCTCCAGATCCGGAAGGAGGGGGTGACGGTGCTGCTCGCGGAGCAGAACCTCCATTTCTGCGCGAAGGTGGCCGACCGCGGATACGTGATCGACAAGGGGTCGGTGAAGTATGAGGGGACGATGAAGGACCTCCTCTCGGACGACGAGGTGAAGGAGAAGTACCTTGCGGTCTGA
- a CDS encoding ABC transporter ATP-binding protein — MLEVRGITRSFGGLRALQDVAFSVEKGEIRAVIGPNGAGKSTLFNVMTGLLAPDSGEVFFNGERISGVPPYRVIRKGIGRSFQITNIFQRMTVFENVQTALFANHRKSRNPFARSRAYPEIAGEALRILGLVGLADRHETSASVLSHGDQKRLEIAISLSSRPTLLMLDEPTAGMSRFESRETVALLRKISTEQGLTLVFTEHDMDIVFGISEKIVVLQQGTVIADGTPREIKANPQVRKAYLGEEVME; from the coding sequence ATTCTCGAAGTCCGGGGCATAACCCGGTCGTTCGGGGGGCTTCGCGCCCTCCAGGACGTCGCCTTCTCGGTGGAGAAGGGGGAGATCCGCGCGGTCATCGGGCCGAACGGCGCGGGGAAGTCGACCCTCTTCAACGTGATGACCGGTCTGCTCGCGCCCGACTCGGGAGAGGTCTTCTTCAACGGGGAGCGGATCTCCGGCGTTCCTCCGTACCGCGTCATCCGGAAGGGGATCGGGCGGTCGTTCCAGATCACCAACATCTTCCAGCGGATGACCGTCTTCGAGAACGTCCAGACGGCCCTGTTCGCCAACCACCGGAAGAGCCGGAACCCGTTCGCGAGGTCGCGCGCGTACCCGGAGATCGCCGGGGAGGCACTCCGCATCCTGGGGTTGGTCGGGCTGGCCGACCGGCACGAGACGAGCGCGTCCGTCCTCTCCCACGGGGACCAGAAACGGCTCGAGATCGCGATCTCGCTATCGTCCCGGCCGACCCTGCTGATGCTCGACGAGCCCACGGCGGGGATGTCGCGGTTCGAGAGCCGGGAGACGGTGGCGCTGCTGCGGAAGATCTCCACGGAGCAGGGGCTCACCCTCGTGTTCACGGAGCACGACATGGACATCGTCTTCGGCATCTCCGAGAAGATCGTCGTCCTCCAGCAGGGGACGGTCATCGCGGACGGGACGCCCCGGGAGATCAAGGCGAATCCGCAGGTCCGGAAGGCGTACCTCGGAGAGGAGGTCATGGAGTAG
- a CDS encoding ABC transporter permease → MAASLDISFLTVQVLSALRQAAFLFLISSGLTLVFGVLNILNFAHGSLYMLGAYFIYYLATQVAGVGGFLAVLVAAPLGVALVGAVIETGLLRRIYRQEEIYQLLLTYALVLVIDDVAKIVFGPEFKSIPKPDVLSGSFTVFGGTVPVYTILVLLFAPAVAMGLWYVLYRTKTGKIIRATSSDREMADALGINMAALFTLVFAFGAVLAGFGGALAGPVRTVFPGVGHEVIIESFVVVVIGGLGNLWGALVGSLLIGFLETIGIILVPEFEMSLIYLLMVVVLIVRPWGLFGRPLKIRALSEKNFAMESQEISTVHFSVRPLFRLLPFALLILVPLFAGRFYQYLTTQIMVAALMAIAFNLLLGTTGLLSFGQAAFFGVGAYTVALLCTKGGFGPVPALLLSPFFAAAVAAVVGFFCVRLSGVHFAMLTLAFGQLVFTIVFKWYGFTGGDNGIQGIPVRPIAVPGVGAVDIGSTQAMFWFVLVVFALSVEVVRRIRSSPYGSTLRAIRENPQRAEYLGINVKLYQWSAFVVVGAITGLAGGLYALMEKSITPDIIHWTKSAEPVLMTIIGGIYTFVGPAVGAFVYIVLNSYLVAWTEKWALVLGIVLLTLVLCLPGGVVGFVNEKARGAFEKMRVIRRWAFSKSGA, encoded by the coding sequence ATGGCGGCGTCCCTCGACATATCGTTCCTGACGGTTCAGGTCCTGTCCGCGCTTCGGCAGGCGGCGTTCCTCTTCCTCATCTCCTCCGGGCTCACCCTCGTCTTCGGCGTGCTGAACATCCTGAACTTCGCCCACGGCTCCCTCTACATGCTGGGGGCGTATTTCATCTACTACCTGGCGACCCAGGTCGCGGGGGTGGGCGGGTTCCTCGCCGTGCTGGTCGCGGCGCCGCTGGGCGTCGCCCTGGTCGGGGCGGTCATCGAGACGGGGCTGCTGCGCCGCATCTACCGGCAGGAGGAGATCTACCAGCTCCTGCTGACGTACGCCCTGGTGCTCGTCATCGACGACGTGGCGAAGATCGTCTTCGGCCCGGAGTTCAAGTCGATCCCGAAGCCGGACGTCCTCTCCGGCTCGTTCACGGTGTTCGGCGGCACGGTACCGGTGTACACCATCCTCGTCCTGCTCTTCGCGCCGGCCGTCGCGATGGGGCTCTGGTACGTCCTCTACCGGACGAAGACCGGAAAGATCATCCGCGCGACCTCCTCGGACCGCGAGATGGCGGACGCCCTCGGCATCAACATGGCGGCGCTGTTCACGCTGGTCTTCGCCTTCGGGGCGGTGCTGGCCGGCTTCGGCGGCGCGCTGGCGGGCCCCGTCCGGACGGTGTTCCCGGGGGTCGGGCACGAGGTCATCATCGAGTCGTTCGTGGTCGTGGTCATCGGGGGGCTGGGAAACCTGTGGGGGGCCCTCGTCGGGTCGCTGCTGATCGGATTCCTCGAGACGATCGGCATCATCCTCGTCCCCGAGTTCGAGATGTCGCTGATCTACCTCCTGATGGTCGTCGTGCTGATCGTCCGCCCGTGGGGGCTGTTCGGGCGGCCGCTCAAGATCCGCGCCCTGTCGGAGAAGAACTTCGCGATGGAGTCGCAGGAGATCTCCACGGTCCACTTCTCCGTGCGCCCGCTCTTCCGCCTGCTGCCGTTCGCCCTCTTGATCCTCGTCCCCCTGTTCGCCGGCAGATTCTACCAGTACCTGACCACCCAGATCATGGTGGCCGCGCTGATGGCGATCGCCTTCAACCTGCTGCTGGGGACGACGGGGCTTCTCTCCTTCGGGCAGGCCGCGTTCTTCGGCGTGGGCGCGTACACGGTGGCGCTGCTGTGCACGAAAGGCGGGTTCGGCCCGGTCCCGGCGCTCCTCCTGTCGCCGTTCTTCGCCGCCGCCGTCGCGGCGGTCGTCGGGTTCTTCTGCGTCCGCCTGTCGGGGGTCCACTTCGCCATGCTGACGCTGGCGTTCGGCCAGCTCGTCTTCACCATCGTCTTCAAATGGTACGGGTTCACGGGGGGCGACAACGGCATCCAGGGGATCCCGGTGCGGCCGATCGCGGTCCCGGGCGTCGGCGCCGTCGACATCGGCTCCACGCAGGCGATGTTCTGGTTCGTGCTGGTCGTCTTCGCCCTGTCCGTCGAGGTCGTCCGGCGGATCCGGTCGTCCCCGTACGGCTCGACGCTCCGGGCGATCCGCGAGAATCCCCAGCGCGCCGAGTATCTCGGGATCAACGTGAAGCTGTACCAGTGGTCGGCGTTCGTCGTCGTCGGGGCCATCACCGGGCTGGCCGGCGGACTCTACGCCCTGATGGAGAAGTCGATCACCCCCGACATCATCCACTGGACGAAATCGGCCGAGCCGGTGCTGATGACGATCATCGGCGGGATCTACACGTTCGTGGGCCCCGCGGTGGGGGCGTTCGTCTACATCGTGCTCAACTCGTACCTCGTGGCGTGGACCGAGAAGTGGGCCCTGGTCCTCGGCATCGTGCTGCTGACGCTGGTGCTTTGCCTTCCAGGCGGGGTGGTGGGTTTCGTGAACGAGAAGGCGCGCGGCGCCTTCGAGAAAATGCGGGTGATCCGGCGATGGGCATTCTCGAAGTCCGGGGCATAA